In Chryseobacterium lactis, a single genomic region encodes these proteins:
- a CDS encoding TetR/AcrR family transcriptional regulator, with protein MNTQQKIIDTAISVLNENFAATFEDIAVRCDINRRTLHRYFKNRNELLEACSTNMLRAWELAAIAACKSSKDPLVQLEHLLYAGIDSGTKYAFLIKLTDIESQPTTYESEESATYFNLRNQLFDAIQELQKEKVIDDQFPLPWIKILFTSVITATITAFRSGDIAPNEIKKLAWHSFSRSIGIQLNK; from the coding sequence ATGAATACTCAGCAAAAAATTATCGATACCGCGATATCAGTTTTAAATGAGAATTTTGCGGCAACATTTGAAGACATTGCAGTACGCTGTGATATTAACCGACGGACATTACACCGTTATTTTAAAAATCGAAATGAATTGTTGGAAGCCTGCAGTACAAATATGCTGAGGGCTTGGGAGCTTGCAGCCATTGCAGCCTGTAAAAGTTCCAAAGACCCTTTGGTACAACTGGAGCATTTATTATACGCCGGAATCGACAGTGGAACAAAGTATGCTTTCCTAATTAAACTAACTGACATTGAATCCCAGCCAACAACTTATGAAAGCGAGGAAAGCGCTACTTATTTCAATTTAAGAAACCAATTATTTGATGCTATTCAGGAGTTACAAAAAGAAAAAGTCATAGATGATCAGTTTCCATTACCATGGATAAAAATTCTTTTTACCAGTGTGATCACGGCAACCATCACGGCGTTCAGATCCGGAGATATTGCCCCAAATGAAATAAAAAAATTAGCCTGGCATTCCTTCAGCAGAAGCATTGGCATACAATTAAACAAATAA
- a CDS encoding AraC family transcriptional regulator — MKRENIDQLVKVEYHQAENCPLKDIQFSFFQIVYVISGKGSFIINNNIASFTKGSLILMTPDDQHSLNIEEKTELLLVKFSERYIKDYRWNSIDSIGCLLYGASYLSGCILQNKPDIVLVDSIIASLLHGIDHPDLYQEELTLHYVNALIVIAARNISKMRAENISSNSDKRIVEIINYIQGNIHDPALLKVSVISQKFGLSETYLGSYFKNHSGETITHYILNYKLRLIEHRLLFSDMRINEIVTEFGFSDESHLNKFFKKQHKISLTEFKKTKSAEKSIV; from the coding sequence ATGAAAAGAGAGAACATCGATCAATTGGTAAAAGTTGAATATCATCAGGCTGAAAACTGTCCCTTAAAAGACATTCAGTTTTCCTTTTTTCAGATTGTATATGTTATTTCCGGAAAAGGATCTTTTATCATCAACAACAATATCGCTTCCTTCACTAAAGGCAGTCTGATACTCATGACACCGGATGATCAGCACTCTTTGAATATTGAAGAAAAAACAGAACTTTTACTCGTAAAGTTCAGTGAACGTTATATAAAAGATTACAGGTGGAATAGTATTGATTCAATAGGATGTCTGCTTTACGGAGCTTCTTATCTTTCAGGATGTATCCTGCAGAATAAACCCGATATTGTTTTGGTGGATTCAATTATTGCTTCACTTCTTCACGGTATTGATCATCCTGATCTTTATCAGGAAGAATTGACACTGCATTATGTGAATGCATTGATTGTAATTGCTGCGAGGAATATTTCAAAGATGCGGGCCGAGAATATAAGCTCCAATAGTGATAAAAGAATAGTAGAAATTATCAATTACATCCAGGGCAATATTCACGATCCGGCACTTCTGAAAGTCTCCGTTATCTCACAGAAATTTGGACTTTCTGAAACCTATCTTGGCAGCTATTTTAAAAACCACTCCGGAGAAACGATTACCCATTATATTTTGAATTATAAATTGAGATTGATTGAGCACCGCCTCCTTTTCAGCGATATGAGGATCAATGAGATTGTTACGGAATTTGGATTTTCAGATGAAAGCCATCTCAATAAATTTTTTAAAAAACAACATAAAATAAGCCTTACAGAATTTAAGAAAACCAAAAGTGCAGAAAAATCAATCGTTTAG
- a CDS encoding C40 family peptidase, with protein MNMVTGLFQKKISIKQLSVLLIASAFVVSCGTSKKVSSSKKSGSKTVVKSENLRKLDSRFGGSVSRSINDVLKDAEKYLGTPYKFGGNTSSGFDCSGFTVKVFEENDFNLPRRSSDQADAGKNIDIKEVKPGDLLFFATAGGSRVSHVGIVHDIGPDGEVKFIHASTSKGVIISSLNEKYWNKAYLHAQRVL; from the coding sequence ATGAATATGGTAACGGGATTATTTCAAAAAAAAATAAGCATAAAGCAGCTGTCTGTTTTACTGATTGCATCTGCTTTTGTAGTTTCCTGCGGGACATCGAAAAAAGTTTCTTCCTCAAAAAAATCGGGATCTAAAACGGTCGTTAAATCTGAAAATCTTAGAAAACTGGATTCCAGATTTGGAGGTAGTGTTTCAAGATCAATTAATGATGTTTTAAAAGATGCCGAGAAATACCTTGGAACTCCTTATAAATTCGGAGGAAATACCTCATCAGGGTTTGATTGTTCAGGATTTACGGTAAAAGTATTTGAAGAAAATGACTTCAACCTTCCCCGAAGATCTTCAGATCAGGCTGATGCCGGGAAAAATATTGATATTAAAGAGGTAAAACCCGGTGATTTATTATTTTTTGCGACAGCAGGAGGCAGCAGAGTGTCACACGTAGGAATCGTTCACGATATAGGTCCGGATGGAGAAGTGAAATTTATCCATGCTTCTACTTCAAAAGGGGTCATCATTTCATCTCTTAATGAAAAGTATTGGAACAAGGCTTATCTGCATGCACAAAGGGTTTTATAA
- a CDS encoding LytR/AlgR family response regulator transcription factor, translated as MKNRTFAFIKTDKKLIKVFYDEVTVIKGLGNYVEVHTTNHKRYIYYKTLKDLIENLPDEFMRVHHSYIVNLTTIDSFEDNQLICGDLKITVAKSYKECLNNALSKMML; from the coding sequence ATGAAAAATAGAACCTTCGCTTTTATTAAGACAGATAAAAAACTGATCAAAGTTTTCTATGATGAAGTTACTGTCATTAAAGGGCTGGGGAATTATGTAGAAGTTCATACGACCAACCATAAAAGATATATCTATTATAAGACACTCAAAGATCTGATCGAAAATCTTCCTGATGAATTCATGCGGGTTCATCATTCATACATTGTCAACTTAACTACTATTGATTCCTTTGAAGATAATCAGCTTATTTGCGGAGATTTAAAAATTACCGTAGCCAAAAGCTATAAAGAATGTCTTAATAATGCGCTGAGTAAAATGATGCTTTAA
- a CDS encoding sialate O-acetylesterase, giving the protein MIHSFLMIGQSNMAGRGYAKEVPPIYDEHIKMQRNGLWQIISEPINFDRPSAGVGLAASFAASWRLDNEQDEIGLIPCADGGTSLDDWAVGGALFENAISQAKLAQRTSKIMGILWHQGESDCSPEKAEQYSKKFSIIIETLRKELNIQEVPLMIGGLGDFLANGIFGQYFASYPLINQALQDFAQTNENAYFVTAKGLSANADGIHFNALSQRLLGVRYYQAFRNLASLPDPLVDEDKILATIYNRPYTKNEKIKLLEHEFAVGNIEAKDYLAELGMMSGE; this is encoded by the coding sequence ATGATACATTCCTTTTTAATGATAGGTCAGTCCAATATGGCCGGTCGTGGCTATGCTAAAGAAGTTCCGCCTATCTATGATGAACATATAAAAATGCAGAGAAACGGATTATGGCAAATCATTTCCGAACCTATCAATTTTGATCGTCCCAGTGCCGGCGTAGGGCTTGCCGCTTCGTTTGCGGCTTCATGGAGACTCGATAATGAGCAAGATGAGATAGGATTGATTCCTTGTGCCGATGGTGGAACCAGCCTTGATGATTGGGCTGTTGGCGGAGCTTTATTTGAAAATGCCATATCACAGGCCAAACTTGCACAGCGAACGAGTAAGATTATGGGGATTTTGTGGCATCAGGGTGAAAGTGACTGCTCTCCGGAAAAAGCTGAGCAATACTCTAAAAAATTTTCTATAATTATTGAGACGTTACGCAAAGAACTAAATATTCAGGAAGTTCCTCTTATGATCGGTGGTTTGGGAGACTTCTTGGCAAACGGAATCTTCGGGCAGTACTTCGCCTCTTACCCTTTGATAAATCAGGCATTGCAAGACTTTGCACAGACTAATGAAAACGCTTATTTTGTTACGGCAAAAGGACTTAGTGCAAATGCTGATGGTATTCATTTTAATGCTCTGTCACAAAGATTGCTGGGAGTAAGATATTATCAGGCTTTCCGTAATTTGGCCTCTCTTCCCGATCCTCTCGTTGATGAAGACAAGATATTGGCAACAATCTATAATCGTCCTTATACCAAAAATGAAAAAATAAAATTGCTGGAGCATGAATTTGCCGTTGGGAATATTGAAGCTAAAGATTATCTGGCCGAACTGGGAATGATGAGTGGTGAATAA
- a CDS encoding bacteriocin-like protein — protein MKNFKKVSRESLKAIKGGIAFCKAGYMYVCEDISACDPEIGVPCSCRCIPIV, from the coding sequence ATGAAAAATTTCAAAAAAGTTTCAAGAGAAAGTTTAAAAGCAATTAAAGGAGGAATAGCCTTCTGTAAAGCTGGATACATGTACGTTTGTGAAGACATAAGTGCATGTGATCCGGAAATAGGCGTACCATGCTCTTGCAGATGTATTCCAATCGTTTAA
- a CDS encoding glycosyltransferase family 87 protein: MKEKFLKILLNPKYIFGVYLIVAIATALSKFSRGYQAINNYLIFKGVFFNTLDQKNLYLQYPEQYSDMNHYGIFFSLLIAPFAVMPDWLGISLWNVANTGIFLYAIHKLPFSDPKKALFALLCLQEYITAAVSLQFNVALVGLLMLSATYIYERKEVQSATAIVVGIFVKLYGIVGLSQFFFIKNKIKFILAGIVVGVLCLCIPMIYSSPQFVIQSYADWATSLISKNNDNQVLGNMQDISLMGFVRRILGDASISNLTFLAFGVPLFALPYIRIKQYKNYAYQLMILASTLLFLVLFSSGSESPTYIIAVAGVMIWFTLQKEKTPLIIGLLVFVIILTCFSPSDLFPKFIKQNYIIKYSLKAVPCIIVWLRVIYELLTKDFEKDYTLN, translated from the coding sequence TTGAAAGAAAAATTTCTTAAAATACTATTAAACCCTAAATATATATTTGGGGTTTATCTTATTGTAGCCATTGCTACTGCGCTGTCTAAATTCTCCAGAGGATATCAGGCTATTAACAATTATCTGATTTTCAAAGGGGTATTTTTCAATACTCTTGATCAGAAAAATCTGTATTTGCAGTACCCTGAGCAATATTCCGATATGAATCATTATGGCATTTTCTTCAGTTTACTGATTGCTCCATTTGCGGTAATGCCGGACTGGTTGGGAATTTCTCTGTGGAATGTCGCGAATACCGGAATTTTCCTGTATGCGATTCACAAACTTCCGTTTTCAGATCCGAAAAAAGCATTGTTTGCCTTATTATGTTTGCAGGAATATATTACCGCAGCGGTAAGTTTGCAGTTTAATGTTGCTTTGGTAGGACTTCTGATGCTGTCGGCAACCTATATTTATGAAAGAAAAGAAGTGCAATCTGCAACGGCGATTGTCGTTGGTATTTTTGTAAAACTATACGGAATCGTTGGGCTTTCACAGTTTTTCTTTATTAAAAATAAAATAAAGTTTATTCTGGCAGGAATTGTAGTTGGAGTGCTATGTTTGTGTATTCCAATGATTTATTCCAGTCCACAATTTGTGATCCAGAGTTATGCAGACTGGGCAACATCTTTGATTTCAAAAAATAATGATAATCAGGTTCTGGGAAATATGCAGGACATTTCTTTAATGGGATTTGTAAGAAGGATTTTAGGAGATGCTTCCATTTCTAACCTTACATTTTTAGCCTTTGGAGTTCCTTTATTTGCTTTACCTTATATCAGAATAAAGCAGTATAAGAACTATGCCTATCAATTGATGATTCTGGCTTCTACATTGCTTTTTTTGGTATTGTTTAGCTCAGGTTCAGAATCGCCGACCTATATTATCGCCGTAGCAGGAGTGATGATCTGGTTTACCCTTCAAAAAGAAAAAACACCTTTGATAATAGGATTATTGGTTTTTGTTATCATCCTTACCTGTTTTTCTCCTTCAGATTTATTCCCGAAATTTATCAAACAAAATTATATCATTAAATATTCCCTGAAAGCCGTACCTTGTATTATCGTTTGGTTAAGAGTGATTTATGAATTACTTACAAAGGATTTTGAAAAAGATTACACTTTAAATTAA
- a CDS encoding DUF2255 family protein, which produces MNTDEVLDFIKNNNLMGIKAGSERTDFLEIWMVAVQNRIFARSWGLAKRSWYTAFLECAEGQIKCGDRIYNITAAIPKDLNELTEEINHAYLAKYNFGKNSKYALGITEERHIEKTMEFILL; this is translated from the coding sequence ATGAATACAGATGAAGTCCTGGATTTTATTAAAAATAATAACCTTATGGGAATCAAAGCCGGGTCAGAAAGAACTGATTTCTTGGAAATATGGATGGTAGCCGTTCAGAACAGAATTTTTGCCCGTTCGTGGGGGCTTGCAAAAAGAAGCTGGTACACTGCTTTCCTGGAGTGCGCGGAAGGACAGATTAAATGTGGTGATAGAATATATAATATAACAGCTGCCATTCCTAAGGATCTGAACGAGCTTACAGAAGAGATAAATCATGCTTATCTTGCAAAGTATAATTTTGGAAAAAACAGTAAATATGCACTAGGAATCACTGAAGAAAGACATATTGAAAAAACAATGGAGTTTATTCTTTTGTAA
- a CDS encoding 2,3,4,5-tetrahydropyridine-2,6-dicarboxylate N-succinyltransferase: MSLQQTIENIWDNRELLQNEDSKKAIREVISLLDSGELRVAEPTENGWQVNEWVKKAVVMYFPIQKMETIEVGPFEFHDKIPLKKNYAEKGVRVVPHAIAREGSYVASGVILMPSYVNIGAYVDSGTMVDTWATVGSCAQIGKNVHLSGGVGIGGVLEPLQAAPVIIEDDCFIGSRCIVVEGVHVEKEAVLGANVVLTASTKIIDVTGSEPIEIKGRVPARSVVIPGSYTKQYPAGEYQVPCALIIGQRKESTDKKTSLNDALRDNNVAV, translated from the coding sequence ATGTCGTTACAACAAACTATTGAAAACATTTGGGATAATAGAGAACTATTACAAAATGAAGACAGCAAGAAAGCGATAAGAGAGGTAATTTCTTTACTTGATTCCGGAGAACTTCGTGTAGCGGAACCTACAGAAAACGGATGGCAGGTAAACGAATGGGTGAAGAAAGCAGTAGTAATGTATTTCCCAATCCAGAAGATGGAAACTATTGAAGTAGGTCCGTTTGAATTTCATGACAAAATTCCTTTAAAGAAAAATTATGCGGAAAAAGGTGTAAGAGTAGTTCCTCACGCCATTGCAAGAGAAGGTTCTTACGTGGCTTCAGGAGTAATTTTGATGCCGTCTTACGTAAACATCGGGGCATATGTAGACTCCGGAACAATGGTAGATACTTGGGCAACGGTGGGAAGCTGTGCACAAATCGGTAAAAACGTTCACCTAAGCGGTGGTGTAGGAATCGGAGGTGTATTAGAACCATTACAAGCTGCTCCGGTAATCATCGAAGACGACTGTTTCATCGGTTCAAGATGCATCGTTGTAGAAGGTGTTCACGTAGAAAAAGAAGCTGTATTGGGAGCTAATGTGGTATTGACTGCCTCTACAAAAATTATTGATGTAACAGGAAGCGAGCCTATCGAAATCAAAGGAAGAGTTCCTGCCCGTTCCGTGGTAATTCCGGGAAGCTATACAAAACAATATCCGGCAGGTGAGTACCAGGTTCCATGTGCATTGATCATTGGTCAGAGAAAAGAATCTACAGATAAAAAAACATCTCTGAATGATGCATTAAGAGATAATAATGTAGCTGTTTAA
- a CDS encoding glycosyltransferase family 2 protein, whose amino-acid sequence MKFSILIANYNNGKYFRECYDSLIDQTYQNWEVIIVDDGSTDDSLVVIHALTQGDSRFKIYSNEVNKGCGYTKKSCVEYASGDICGFVDPDDALHRQALELSIKAFEDNSKIVAAYSKFMMCDELLNPLYIFRNTKQIYNNRYFFNCLTEVTHFFTFKREVYLKTSGINPHLVNAVDQDLYLKIFEFGNAVFIDKVLYLYRIHANGISQKDSKQSAKDSFSKVILETMHRRGIKKIFTKRIPDQYTNSDEVYALVKHQGSVFYRTGIKLLSIIWPV is encoded by the coding sequence ATGAAATTTTCAATTCTGATTGCCAATTATAATAACGGGAAATATTTTAGAGAATGCTACGACTCATTAATTGATCAGACGTATCAAAATTGGGAAGTCATTATTGTAGATGACGGCTCGACTGACGATTCTTTGGTAGTTATCCATGCGCTGACTCAGGGAGATTCAAGATTTAAAATATATAGTAACGAGGTTAATAAAGGCTGCGGATATACGAAAAAATCATGTGTAGAATATGCATCCGGTGATATCTGTGGTTTTGTTGATCCTGATGATGCTTTGCATCGTCAGGCGTTAGAGCTTTCCATTAAGGCATTTGAGGATAACAGCAAGATTGTGGCAGCTTATTCAAAGTTTATGATGTGTGATGAGCTTTTGAACCCCTTGTATATTTTCAGAAATACTAAGCAGATTTATAACAACAGATATTTTTTTAATTGTCTTACTGAGGTGACTCACTTTTTTACTTTTAAAAGAGAGGTATATTTAAAAACTTCAGGGATCAATCCTCATTTGGTGAATGCTGTTGATCAGGATCTTTATCTGAAAATATTTGAGTTTGGTAATGCTGTGTTTATTGACAAAGTATTATACCTCTACAGAATACACGCCAATGGAATATCACAGAAAGATTCCAAGCAAAGTGCAAAAGATTCTTTTTCAAAAGTGATTTTAGAAACAATGCATCGACGCGGTATTAAAAAGATATTTACCAAAAGAATACCCGATCAATATACTAATTCTGATGAGGTATATGCACTCGTTAAACATCAGGGTAGTGTTTTTTATAGGACAGGCATTAAATTATTATCCATAATATGGCCTGTTTAG
- a CDS encoding MFS transporter, with translation MKRSIYVLALGAFGIITTEFGVVGILPTISRQFGVSIDTAGWLLSAFAITVAVSSPFITSFTTKVNRKFLLCLVMSIFVLSNLISAFSTNFTMLMIARILPAILHPLFWNISIAIAFKEKGAKGVSTVMLGLSLATVLGIPMTTYAADLFHDWKASFFLSSAISLIAFIGLLLFIPSLPGKKEESGQNQFAVMKEPLLWMNLISTIFTLAAMFSSYTYLTAYLEEITRMNGAEISIMLLLFGGMGTLGNWLMGIALHKNVQLTTRLFLILLIAVQISAYFLGGIFIAMVFIVSFWGMIHTGGFLVSNIRTTQSVPHHALEFVNSLLTSSFNIGISLGAFLGGIVSSYYGVHYILSVSVLLLIITFVLSFFSFPKNATENEKEEHNEFATTACKQT, from the coding sequence ATGAAAAGATCAATCTATGTTCTCGCCCTGGGAGCTTTTGGTATTATTACTACAGAATTCGGAGTGGTGGGTATTCTGCCTACCATCAGCCGGCAATTCGGAGTATCAATAGATACGGCAGGCTGGTTACTGAGTGCTTTTGCCATAACCGTTGCTGTTTCTTCCCCGTTTATTACTTCATTCACGACCAAGGTAAACCGTAAGTTTTTACTGTGTCTTGTCATGAGCATATTTGTACTTTCAAATCTGATATCTGCATTTTCCACCAATTTTACTATGCTGATGATTGCCCGAATATTGCCAGCTATATTACATCCTCTTTTTTGGAACATCTCCATTGCGATTGCCTTCAAGGAAAAGGGAGCAAAAGGAGTGTCCACTGTCATGTTGGGGCTAAGTCTGGCTACTGTGCTTGGTATTCCGATGACAACGTATGCAGCAGATCTTTTCCATGACTGGAAAGCTTCATTCTTCCTTAGCAGTGCAATCAGTCTCATTGCATTTATTGGCTTATTGCTTTTTATTCCTTCCCTGCCTGGAAAAAAAGAAGAATCCGGACAGAATCAATTTGCCGTAATGAAGGAACCTCTTTTATGGATGAATCTGATCTCAACGATTTTTACATTGGCGGCCATGTTTTCCAGTTACACCTATCTTACCGCCTATCTTGAAGAAATTACCAGAATGAATGGTGCAGAGATCAGCATTATGCTTCTTCTTTTCGGTGGTATGGGAACTCTAGGCAACTGGCTCATGGGAATAGCTTTACATAAAAATGTGCAACTGACGACAAGGTTATTTTTAATCTTATTAATTGCCGTACAAATTTCAGCTTATTTTCTGGGGGGTATTTTTATTGCGATGGTCTTTATCGTTTCTTTTTGGGGAATGATTCACACCGGTGGCTTTTTGGTTTCAAATATCCGTACCACACAATCTGTTCCTCATCATGCCCTTGAATTTGTGAATAGCTTACTCACATCATCTTTTAATATTGGAATTTCGTTGGGAGCATTTCTTGGAGGAATCGTGAGTTCCTATTATGGAGTTCATTATATTCTTTCAGTCAGTGTCTTACTTCTTATCATCACCTTCGTTCTGAGTTTCTTTTCTTTCCCGAAAAATGCAACAGAAAATGAAAAAGAAGAACATAATGAATTTGCAACAACAGCTTGTAAGCAAACCTAA
- a CDS encoding DUF6705 family protein: MKNILSIICFAIFTSCIGQTVSLETMAQCQPGNCPVATYVKDVNNLLNKYVGTWKGSLEGKNYEFNFIKKENFGFEDSLKKDRLIGRLKITNSNGIVEYDSFNKQDNETDFFGHNFQPNLKAYMVRFAGGKLGCIDYGYVYLIIKPETPNNMGVLFLPDNDIATQDCSNFKTTIPTEKRINVVKQ, encoded by the coding sequence ATGAAAAATATATTAAGTATTATTTGCTTTGCAATTTTCACGTCTTGTATAGGACAGACTGTTTCACTTGAAACAATGGCTCAGTGTCAGCCAGGAAACTGCCCTGTTGCAACTTACGTAAAGGATGTCAATAATTTATTGAACAAATATGTAGGAACATGGAAAGGCTCACTTGAAGGTAAAAATTATGAGTTCAATTTTATTAAAAAAGAGAACTTTGGTTTTGAAGACAGTTTAAAAAAAGACAGGTTGATTGGAAGATTAAAGATTACTAATTCTAATGGAATAGTAGAATATGATAGCTTCAATAAGCAAGATAATGAAACAGATTTTTTTGGACACAATTTTCAGCCAAATTTAAAAGCGTATATGGTGCGTTTTGCTGGAGGAAAGTTAGGGTGTATAGATTATGGATACGTATATTTAATAATAAAACCAGAGACTCCGAATAATATGGGTGTGCTATTTTTACCTGACAATGATATTGCTACACAGGATTGCAGTAATTTTAAAACAACCATCCCAACTGAAAAGCGCATAAATGTAGTGAAACAATAA
- a CDS encoding methyltransferase family protein, with protein sequence MTDFIRFFIPSYFLLFLLIAFLGISLKVARDIGKNPSVFPKDDSAYAFIGRYFKRTLLMLFIYTILIAWIPDQIRQSFTINFLDVPGLRYVGITLMILALIWTITAQLQMKDSWRIGIDHEMKTTLVTRGLFKFSRNPIFLGMTVSLLGFLLLFPTLIAFLFLLVASILMQIQIRLEEEYLLQQHGEIYEGYKKRVRRMLSLY encoded by the coding sequence ATGACAGACTTTATCAGATTTTTTATTCCTTCTTATTTCCTGTTATTTCTTTTAATTGCCTTTCTGGGGATCAGCCTCAAAGTTGCTCGAGACATCGGGAAAAATCCAAGTGTTTTCCCAAAAGATGATTCAGCTTATGCTTTTATTGGCAGATATTTTAAACGTACTCTTTTGATGCTGTTTATTTATACCATTTTAATTGCATGGATTCCTGATCAGATAAGACAGAGCTTTACCATTAATTTTCTGGATGTTCCCGGTTTGCGATATGTGGGAATTACTTTAATGATATTGGCATTAATATGGACGATTACCGCTCAATTACAGATGAAGGACTCATGGCGTATTGGAATTGATCATGAAATGAAAACGACACTTGTTACCCGGGGATTATTCAAATTTTCAAGAAACCCGATATTTTTGGGAATGACAGTCAGTCTTCTGGGTTTTTTGCTCCTTTTTCCTACTTTGATAGCCTTCCTATTTTTACTTGTAGCAAGTATTCTGATGCAGATTCAAATAAGGCTGGAGGAAGAATATTTACTTCAGCAGCACGGAGAAATCTATGAGGGCTATAAAAAGAGGGTTAGGCGTATGCTAAGTCTTTATTAA
- a CDS encoding glycosyltransferase family 2 protein, translating into MKKVSIVIPAHNEEGNVALVHEKIKEVFLGLRNYNFEIIFVNDGSRDNTQQMLEELSQKHEEVKFIEFSRNFGHQPAVKAGMDHAFGNAVISMDGDLQHPPELIPEMIKKWEEGYDIVYTVRTYPKQISYFKRKTSDVFYKLLSSLSDVNLTKGGGSDFRLMDANAVQAMRDFKEDDLFLRGLTSWMGYKQTGIDFIAGERMTGESSYNLKKMLKFAFTGITAFSVKPLYLAAYLGFLFSLVSVIGYAGYVIYAFVARTEISGWASLIMTIVFFGGLQLIILGIIGIYLGKIFKQVKERPNYIIKNKNF; encoded by the coding sequence ATGAAGAAAGTTTCTATAGTCATTCCTGCTCATAACGAGGAAGGTAACGTGGCCTTGGTTCATGAAAAAATTAAAGAAGTTTTTTTAGGATTAAGGAATTACAATTTTGAAATCATCTTTGTCAACGACGGGAGCAGAGACAATACCCAGCAAATGTTGGAAGAATTGTCTCAAAAACATGAAGAGGTAAAATTTATTGAGTTTTCACGAAATTTCGGCCACCAACCGGCAGTAAAAGCAGGAATGGATCATGCATTCGGGAACGCAGTCATTTCAATGGATGGCGATCTCCAGCATCCTCCGGAACTTATTCCTGAAATGATTAAAAAATGGGAAGAAGGCTATGACATAGTGTACACGGTAAGAACATATCCCAAGCAGATTTCTTATTTTAAAAGGAAAACCTCGGATGTATTTTACAAGCTTTTGTCCAGCCTTTCCGATGTGAATCTTACCAAAGGAGGCGGATCGGATTTCCGCTTGATGGATGCCAATGCTGTTCAGGCGATGAGAGATTTTAAAGAAGACGATTTATTCTTACGAGGTCTTACCAGCTGGATGGGGTATAAACAAACCGGAATTGATTTTATTGCAGGAGAAAGAATGACCGGTGAGAGCAGTTACAATCTTAAAAAAATGCTCAAGTTTGCTTTTACCGGAATTACTGCTTTCAGTGTAAAGCCTCTTTATTTAGCGGCTTATCTCGGCTTTTTATTCTCTCTTGTTTCAGTGATAGGATATGCCGGATATGTGATCTATGCCTTTGTAGCCCGTACAGAAATTTCAGGTTGGGCGTCTTTGATTATGACGATTGTGTTCTTCGGAGGACTTCAGTTGATTATCCTGGGGATCATAGGAATTTATTTAGGCAAAATCTTTAAACAGGTAAAAGAAAGGCCAAATTATATTATAAAAAACAAAAATTTTTAA